A genomic stretch from Hemicordylus capensis ecotype Gifberg chromosome 5, rHemCap1.1.pri, whole genome shotgun sequence includes:
- the LOC128325939 gene encoding uncharacterized protein LOC128325939 produces the protein MGGMHEAEAVAACRFRAGRMRQGGSLLRPSQLHEPLVGGVFVRRGCRVHGDTGREPVGERQPEPSHTLLDTEQVTAAAPQPRAPHSILHAASSARLPALLPGWRRHPTYQQPGGGCSSAAFTCRTAEEAGGGLSLLLQAICSAPRPVPTPAVTLDPPPGGSKLATSLFDWCRALPIRRVFSPPSMEVRSLSASPTAATAEEVVCACTPGSLARTSGVVSWRTELVMPLTVVWTSDRLVLFFLCAVLEGRGVLMPARKAKARVGDRYIAINRWFSLQ, from the coding sequence ATGGGGGGCATGCATGAAGCGGAGGCGGTAGCGGCTTGCAGGTTCAGGGCAGGAAGGATGCGGCAGGGTGGGTCCCTCCTCCGCCCTAGTCAGCTGCACGAACCGCTGGTTGGCGGCGTCTTCGTAAGGAGGGGCTGCCGCGTCCATGGAGACACTGGGCGGGAGCCGGTGGGCGAACGGCAGCCCGAGCCGAGCCATACCCTACTTGACACAGAGCAGGTAACCGCAGCAGCCCCTCAGCCTCGTGCGCCCCACAGCATCCTTCACGCCGCTTCCTCCGCCCGGCTGCCCGCGCTCCTCCCAGGTTGGCGGCGGCATCCCACTTACCAACAGCCGGGCGGGGGATGCTCCTCTGCTGCATTCACTTGCCGTACTGCTGAAGAAGCCGGCGGCGGTCTGTCTCTCCTCCTGCAAGCAATCTGCTCCGCTCCCCGCCCTGTGCCAACTCCGGCTGTCACTCTAGACCCGCCTCCGGGCGGCTCGAAGCTCGCCACGTCGCTTTTCGATTGGTGTCGGGCCCTGCCAATCCGTCGCGTCTTCTCCCCGCCGTCGATGGAGGTGAGGTCTCTCAGTGCGTCCCCGACGGCTGCTACTGCGGAGGaggttgtgtgtgcatgcacgcccGGGTCGCTGGCACGGACCAGTGGTGTGGTTTCGTGGCGCACGGAACTGGTAATGCCACTGACGGTGGTGTGGACAAGCGACAGGCTCGTTCTCTTTTTCCTCTGTGCTGTCCTGGAAGGAAGGGGGGTGCTGATGCCTGCGAGGAAAGCGAAGGCTCGGGTTGGAGATAGATACATCGCCATCAACCG